Proteins from a genomic interval of Musa acuminata AAA Group cultivar baxijiao chromosome BXJ1-9, Cavendish_Baxijiao_AAA, whole genome shotgun sequence:
- the LOC135583819 gene encoding fibrillin protein 5 homolog: MAGEACSSLSLSVSLTKSSPFAGPTPHVTCCHFRPQMAALILRPLPQAWSNFEAFPRNRLAKGTQNRRHSSRKRSASALVASASTTGATGMADGTNRNGRDGPSSTAQFGTIDDVKAALYQALTGIDRGIFGATSSKKSEIAGFVELLESRNPTPHPTDHLRDKVDGCWKLVYSTISILGSTRTKLGLRGFISLGDFFQIINVAKEEATNVIKFNLRGLQLLSGQLTIEASYRIASKTRVDIKLERSNITPDQLMKIFEKNLDLLLAIFNPQGWLEITYVDESMRIGRDDKGNIFVLERNDDIEV; the protein is encoded by the exons ATGGCAGGCGAGGcgtgttcatctctctctctctctgtctccctcACGAAgtcttctccttttgcaggcccaACACCACATGTCACCTGCTGCCATTTCCGACCCCAAATGGCTGCGCTCATCCTCCGGCCGCTTCCTCAGGCTTGGAGCAACTTCGAAGCGTTTCCCCGCAACCGACTCGCGAAGGGTACTCAAAACAGACGGCATTCATCTCGAAAGCGATCCGCATCGGCCCTGGTTGCGTCGGCATCGACGACAGGGGCTACCGGAATGGCGGATGGCACAAATCGCAATGGGAGAGATGGGCCATCATCTACAGCACAGTTTGGAACCATTGATGACGTTAAAGCCGCTCTTTACCAGGCATTGACCG GCATTGACAGAGGGATCTTTGGAGCCACATCTTCGAAGAAATCAGAGATTGCTGGGTTTGTGGAACTGCTGGAGTCCCGAAACCCCACGCCACATCCTACCGACCATCTACGAGACAAG GTGGATGGATGCTGGAAGCTTGTTTACAGCACAATTTCAATATTAGGTTCCACAAGAACAAAGCTTGGTTTGCGTGGCTTCATCAGCCTTGGGGACTTCTTCCAAATAATCAATGTTGCAAAG GAGGAGGCAACAAATGTGATTAAGTTCAACTTGAGGGGACTACAACTACTATCAGGGCAGCTGACGATCGAGGCTTCCTATAGGATTGCATCCAAAACT AGAGTAGACATCAAACTTGAGAGATCAAACATCACTCCGGATCAG TTGATGAAGATCTTCGAGAAGAATTTGGACCTCCTCCTTGCCATTTTCAATCCACAAGGTTGGCTTGAAATAAC ATATGTGGATGAGTCAATGCGGATAGGAAGGGATGATAAAGGCAACATTTTTGTCTTGGAAAGAAATGATGATATAGAAGTGTAA